The sequence below is a genomic window from Pseudorca crassidens isolate mPseCra1 chromosome 7, mPseCra1.hap1, whole genome shotgun sequence.
aagaaattcttttcccCTGATGAATGAGGAGAATATAAATGTTACCTGGGTATGTGAAAGCTTTATGTATGCTGTTAAAAAAAAGGCacacatagaaaacatttttcaaggGTGGAATAATCTTACTCTTTGGTAAGAATTTATAGGccttttacagaagaaaagaaggggTCTAATAAATACTAAGTTATCTCTATCACTCCAAATTTACTTCCTATATTTTTCAAAGCACATAAAGTACAATTTATGGAATCATGGCACTATTTAGTGTTCTTTTTCAATGGCATTACTTCATATACATATTTCCGTGTCACTATAATCCACCTGCTTGCTATTGTTAAGGGCTAGATAGCATTTCTTTAGAAAGtttcttaagttaaaaaatatatgtttttctgATTGCAACATAAATCACATTAATTGTATAAAATATGGaagagtataaagaagaaaatactcaTTCCTAAATTCACCTCTGAAGAGAATTACAACatccattttttaatgtttcctttcaGATAAAATGATTAACTTATTTCAGAGATAAAGACAAAACTGATCAGCAGCTATAATTTATCAAGTCTACCCTTTTTGGAAATGGTCCAAGTTAATATGTAAGTCCATATAACAAAATTAGTTACCAATTATATTTATACATGGAAGAAACAAATTTAACCAGGCATTATAAGATAATGGGTCATAATTTAACTCAAAAATTctctatagggacttccctggtggtccagtggttaacactccatgctcccaatgcagggggcctgggttcaatccctggtcagggaactagatcccacatgccgcaactaaaggtcccatgtgccgcaactaagaccccggtgcagccaaataaataaataaattttttaaaactctctatAAAACTACAAATGCTCATTAGCTTTCACTATGGAAAAACAGATAATTACAGTCTACTCCTAGTCCTAACACCAATGCTAATAACCTCAAATCATCTTTTATAACTGCTAGTCTGCTAAATGTGAATAATCAGTATCACTGGCTCCCAAAATATATTCTGACCACCTTGGAGAAtgtttaaataagtaaatgacataaagaagtaaataaaaaatgaaattaaattcttCAAGGAAAGACTCCATATAAAAATTCTTTAAGATGATAATATAGATTcttttatttactaaaaaaaCCTCCAATGCTACACTGTCCTCATGAGAAATAACCTAATATTCCTTAACCTTAAGGTATACCTCTTACAATCAATCCAGACTTACTTTTACTAAATaaactaaatttcatttctttttttttttttaaactaaattttctAAGGCCACCACTAAAAAAGCATGTATCTTGTTTTCTAGGGCAAACACATACACTCATTTTTTGACATCGTGTAAAGACTGTAAATTACACTGAGTGCTGGGGGAACAAATCACCACTAAGAAATATCCCTATAGCATTTGCTAATAATCTATATTCTCAAACCTATCAAAATATGACAACCTGGCAGCTGTTCCTCTAAATACACTGGACTTATATATGGTAACTAGGTTTCTAATTCAAGTCTACTTTATTAAACAGCAAGGCATAACACTTAATTGgcaaaataaaactgtttcaaACAAAATTATTACATCATAATATTTACTATGATAGAAGCTATTGTCTCCTATTTTTAACAAGATTCATAGAGCAAACTGGAAAAATCTAGGAACCAGACTTATATAACAAAATCAGTGCTGGCATCTAACAAAATACAAATTGTCACATCATGAGCACTGTTTCCATGGTAGCCAACTAGTATCACAAGGATTAGATTATAATAccctaaaatgaaaacaaaaacaaattcaagcaaggaatctaaaaataaactcaaatcacctataaaacattttcttaacaAGCTGATATGGTTTTtagtaatgaaataattttagtaataaaattctacatctgtaaaatattAACTGATATCACTGAAAATACAGTAAATCCCCAAATAACAATTACCCTATATTTCCATAATATTGCtttgtgaataaaatattttcaaaatagtaCCTTTATAAAGTAATTACCAGTGTAAAACTCTATAACCATGAGTTGATTTTCTGCAACAAACTTATTATGAACAAATTAGAAAGGTCAAAAATTACAAATGCTTAAGAGTAACATAAAATGTTATcaattaaaatatcagaaaagcTCATGCTTTTCATGTATATTTATCAGTACATCAGCGTAAAGGAAGCCAATCTATTAATTAGGACTTTTATATAGCTACTGAATAGTCTAAATCAGAGTCACTTgaagagcttaaaaaaaataattcttttaccCATAGATCAGAATCTTTGAGGATGGTGCTTTGGAAATGTATCTGAATTCTGAAGCTTCCTAACTGATTCTGGGGCACAGCCAGGTTGGGAAATCACTGATCTAAAACTGTCTCATTTAGacaaattttctaatttcattaatttgttcATAATATCTAAAAATGAATGATAATCGCAGTaactaaataaacattaaaaacaattgTAACTATTTTTATGTAACTTGctgaagattaaaaaatacagcaaccaaaaaaaaaaaaaatacagcaaccaATACCACGACCATATTACGAAGGAGCAGGGAAAAGGGCATTCCAATACGCTGTGGCTGATCATCTTTCTGGAGAAGAGTTACCATTTTTATGTATCACAAGCCTGAAAATCCTGGCCATGCTCTGACTCAGTAATCCCATTACTAGGAATCCATCCTAAGAAAATATTATGGGTGTGAACTGTTGTCAGTATTGCttattattatataaaactgaaaacaataagatacaaaatttaatttaaaaactaaaactgtgTATCACAATTATTCTGGTAAAATAGTTCGGGCAAATAATTATGGTAAGGTACATCCATATGGTGGAATACTGTGAAGTCATTAAAAATAGTAGTATGGAAAAAAAAGTGTGCTGTGAAAgaatttttattgacatagatGCTCATAATATGTTAAATTTTAAGACAGTTTGTATAGCATAACTCTCCCCCACTCATATgtatacacattcacacacacagagaaaaagaccCAATTGTGAACAGTGGTTACCTCTTCGCAGAATAAAGACTGCTCCTCTGTACCTTCCAAATTCTGtattaatttgttttacttttgcaattagaaaatttttaaatatggattAAAAGACATTTGATTTTAGCACTTTCTGAATTCAGAAGCAGCGCCCAAGCTTAATTAGAATTCCTTTAGACTTGGAATTAATTGAGCAAAGTGCTTTAactatttatatatcttttaaatgaaTATGCAAAAGTAACTGTAAATTAACTAATCAAAGGGTTAAGTGAACACCCACTACATGCTCAGTGTTATGTTAGGAATCATATGGCTTTCAGAAATACAGTGCTTTTGAGTAACAATAATGATAATCTtatgaaaaaatacatgaaaaaatataatacTCCTTTAGGAAAGTGTTAAAAGGTTTAGGTTTGATTTTTGTTACGTTTTGGGGATATTTCTGTAAGaatgtattttagaaataaatactgATGGGAAATGGTTCAGGtactaattttcatttaaaatgtatcagCCTTAAAATTAATCTATATCCTGGTACAGTTTTTAACTGAACTTTTCAGCATACAtaacaaatcaaaagaaagcactATGctgtaaataaaagagaaattcaaCAAATGCTTACTAAATCAACACCATAATCTACCAAAAAAATCACTCCTTTCTTTCACAAAGACAAAAATTCAGGACAACTTGAAAGTAAATAAACTACATGGTGTCCTGAATTCATTCCATCCTGAAGTCATGTTAGATTTAATCTCAGCCCTTCTTGTACAACAACCATGTCAGTTCTGGAAtacacagagtcttagccacatTAATGGcagtttgatttattttatacactGTTTAGTATATTTATAAATGGTCGGAATGATGGACTAAGGAACTTGATCCAAATTTCCTGAAAAACAAGGTTGAAATGACATACTTTGAAGACAAAGATAAATCTCAAAGTACCCTCTGCATTAGTAAAATGGTTCCTCAGAAGAGAATAAAGTTCAACAGTGGCCTAGGGCCTCTTTTCTAAGAACTGCCTCTGTCCGGCCCATTCAGTCCTCGTCCAGGAGTTTTAGAACCCAGAGGaagtttctccctctctccctgatGGCTGAAGTGATAAAATGCAAAATTCATGGACCTTTTCTACTTCATGGAGAAAGCTGGTCTGCAGTAAAGGAAAAATGGAGtcaagagaaacaaagaagagagaCTGAATCCTGATGGCATTGAGTCCCTGATCCCGGATGTTTATCCCCAGTACCTAGCCTCAAATTCTTTTTGCttaagttttttcttgttttgtgtctGTCAGTTGCAATTAAAAGAATCTTAACATACATAATCAGGCATCTCTCACTTTACAGCAGAATTGAAAAGCTAGCTATTTCTTGACTAAATGACCTAAGATACACTAgttaacctttctttttttcagactTTGGTTCTTGGTCTGCAAACAGGACTGTAATGTTCCTTGTCCCTAGGCCCCACAGAGTTGTTCTGTGGATCAAATGAGAGTGTCTGTGCAAACACCCTGTAAATCATAAAGAACGATTTGAACAATATTACTGGTAATTTTAGTTGTAGAATTGTGATTACAAAAGGGTAGCTTCAAAATTTTAAGTTGACACAAGTATTCATTAACTTAGTCAATAGATTTACATTATATGATCTCCCTGAAGTTGCTTTCAATTCTACGTCACAGTTAAAATAAACAGTGATAACAAATTCTAAAAGAATTATACAAAAGCAAAATCCAGGTGTACACTGGGAGAGTACACAAAAtgttcacccttttttttttaattttttttcaccctTTTAAAAGAGCACCTATTTAAACTTTTTTGTACCATAAAGCAAATAATACTGTTAAAGTACCCTgtgtatgaaaaagaaaacacacagtatATATACATGAGAACTctgcaagaaatattttttattagagAGAATTTAGTATGCATCCTGATTTTCATCCAATGAAGTAAATTTTTTGAAGTACTAAAAGGACCTCACTATCCCTAAGTGACAACATCATGTTGAAGGTCTAGTGTTAATTCAggtttgaaacatttttaaaggacagAATAAAGAGAATACACTgattagaaaaattaagaaaatatctttgaaacactacttaataattttgttattgttcctttgttccacatggaaaaaaaattccaaaatttaaatttttattctcaaaAGGAATTCTGGAAGTAAAAGAGTTAACTATGAGAAGATAATTAAAGAACTCTAAAATggccaacaggggcttccctagtggcacagcgattaagaatccgcctgccaatgcaggggacacgggtttgagccctggtccgggaagatcccacatgccgcggagcaactaagcccgtgcgccacaactactgagcctgcgctacagagcccgtgagacacagctactgagcccgtgtgccacaactactgaagcccgcgcgcctagagcccgtgctccgcaacaagagaagccactgcaatgagaagcccgcgcactgcaacgaagacccaatgctgccaaaaaataaataagtatattttaaaaaataaaaataaaaaaaaattaaatggccaACAGAAGCAACTCACCTCAAACTGAGTCACATCTCTATAAGAAGGAAAGCTTTCAACTACCAGGTGCAATAACTTCTGAGCACTTTTATCACTTTTTCGGACACAATTAAGAAAAGAGCCTTCAAATTTCTCAAGCAGAATTTTCCCGGTTTCATTGAGAATCCGATGCCTCTCTTCTATCAAAGGCATGGGGACGTCTGTATCAGAACGGAGTATATGCCGAACCTCATCCAGGGTAACTGTGGCATAGTACGAAGCACTAGTTATTGGTATCccttggggagaaaagaaaaggcattggAACAACGTCATACCTTTATATTCATTAGGCCCTTGCTATTGCAACACAATTAAAATGAAACTGCATAATTGTTACAGGAATGCAGTAAAAGTGGATGAGTAATTAAAAATCTGAAGCAGATCCCTCATTCTCtatttgcttgtctgtatttATTCATCCACTTCTAACAATTGTAATATTACATCAGATGTATTTTGACTGTGTAAAATGTGTTATAGTTTCTGCCCTTTGTTCCTCAGATGCCATCAAAGTGGCATTCTTTAGAAAACTGACTTTGACTTATCTGTGACAATGATAAATATTAGAATCATTTCCCACTGAATAAAGATTTCATGCCAGCCTCTTCTCATACTTTTAAGCAGAGGTACCGGCAGTGAAGAACTTCAATTTCGCCTTATCAACACATTATTCCATCTCCCAACCCGCTCTGTGGGACCCTCCCACTAAACTGAAACCTCAAAGCTGCTGGGTCTGACCGGGAGAAGGGGCACCAACCTTCGTCCAGGGCTCTGTTGACCGCGGCGCACAGGGACCAGTACCCACTGTACGTTTTCCCCCCGTACCCCACCAGACATCTGTGCTCGTCACTCTCCGACCAGAAGGAGAAGTTGAGCGTGTCTGTCACGAACACCCAGTTAACGGCGGCCTCGTCCGCCGCCTTGGGGTTCAGCTCATGAAGGGCCTTCCAGGCCCCAACGCGCAGCTCGGGCCCCGCGGCCTTGGCCAGCAGAAGCTCGGCCACCCTCCGCACGCCTCCGCCGTCAATGAACACATCTCGACTGTTCTCCGCAATGAATTCTGCGGACTCCCTGGGAGTCAGAAGCCCGTCCATCCGCCCCTCCCCTGTGGAAAGGGAACCGACGCTTTCGCCCGCAGGCCGGCCAAACTCTCTTCCCTCTCTAGCTGGGGCAAGGGCCAGGGTCCCCTACGACTCTGCCTCCCTTTCCACCGCGGGATCGCTGCCCTAAAAGGCACCCGCCCTCTCAGAGAGGCTAGCAAAACCGACTGGGCCCGGCCCCGACAGCCGAAGCCGTACCAGACTGGGGAACTGTGCATACCGCTGCGCTGCGCAGCGCGCCAGCCCGAGGCCGCAGGCACTTCCGGGAGGGCGGCCCCGCCCACTCGCGCCGGGGCGCACTCCCGGGACCGGCTTCCGCTTCTGAAGGTCTGGAAACCGCCTCGAAGCGTCCGGCGCGCCCTTGCTGGGAGTTGCCCACTCCGAGACGTGGGGCTTGGCTGTTTTGCCCGTGCTCCCCCCTCCCTCGGGCAGGTGGGCCTGCGTCCGCCGCCGTGGCCCGAGTCGCGATGATTCCGACCGGTGTACTGCGTTGCCCTCACTTggctcccgcccctcccctctccacggAGGGCGAAGTCTAGGCAAGATATCCGTGGCAACGCCCTGCATCCGGGTTCCTGGAACGCGAGGAGCTTTCTGGCCGCGGGTTTCGGTATGGGGGGCCGAGCCACCCCTAGACTACGACACGGGTTGGCGGTcccgccacccccacccacaTGTCCCAGGCAGGCCACTTCTTCATTTTGCTGAATCCTGGCCCATTTGGAGGTTTAGGATTAGTTGGAATGTTTGGAGAAATGGATGAGGAAACAAGTGTATTAAATCGTTAAATTAATATTATGTGCCTGGATTTGTGCTTAGATACCGAATCCCATTTAGTCTACGGCCGTGTCAAAAGCAGCAATCGTAATCCCTATTTGTGCAAGAGAAGCTGAGTGATTCAGTGCTTACTTCCTGGTCATGTCAGTGGTCTGGGCTGAGATTCCATCTCCAAGTCAAAGGCACTTTCCACGAACCAAGCTCACCAGTGCCAACCATCGTGGTCAAGTAAGGGACTATGTCAGTGGCTCTAGTCAACTGAAGAgacattattataaaatataagtatCACCTTACAGCCCCaaacttaaaaaagcaaaacaaaaacgcACACAAACCTTCTAGTAGTATAAGGAGAGAGGTTTAGGAGTCAGTTTAGCGATGATCCAAGTTTGCCTCGTGATGAAATTTTGGTATAGaggcatgtatttttttccccttcagagaCTTAAATCTCCATGGATCATATAaaacgttcacatctttgaaaatcacccattaaaaataatcatcagTAGTCATCTCTAGTTATTGAATTGGGGGAGTATTTGGAACTTTAAGTCTGACAACTGTGCCTTTAGAGAAGCAGAACATTCTTCATCCCTGCAGTTTCTTCATTTGGATAAGAAAAAGGAACTTTAAGAGCTTCACTACGATTTGCTCTTCCAGAAAAAGTCACTAGTACAGTAATACGGTAGTTGAATAAATGTCAATCTGTTGACTACCCCAGCAGTTGTAAGTCTTGGGAGTCAAAGAAGTTGATtagtagggagttccctggcggtccagtggttaggacttgatgctttcactgccacggccccagattcaatccctggtccggaacTAACATactgcaagccatgtggccaaaggaaaaaaaagttgattgATTAACAAGAAAATTTAGCAATCTATGAAAGAAtccaagaggttaaataatttaggCCATTTTCTTATACTGAGGCttgttgacaaaaaaaaaaaagtcaaaattctaCTATGTTCAGGCTATTGAGTGAGACATAAGAGTAgtataaacaaaagtaaaacatgCTTCCTTCTCTCAAGGAACTTGTTAAGATAAAGCATAAACTTTTCGTGTATAAgaggagttgtttttttttaggtATGTTTGCAAGATGCTAGGAATAGAAAAAGTGAGTTCTTTACCTACTCAacatcctttccctctttcttccttcccagcagaatttttttttaacatctttattggagtataattgctttacaatggtgtgttagtttctactttataacgaagtgaatcagctatacatatacatatgtccccatatctcctccctcttgcgtctacctcccaccctccctatcctacccctctaggtggtcacaaagcacagagctgatctccctgtccagCAGAATTCTGACGTTGTTCAGGAATCTCTCTCTTACCCATAGTTGGTGTCGCACAGCATCCTCAGCTCCAGAGGTGGTCTGGACTGGTCTAAGGGTAATATTACCCTCTTGTCAGGGATTGGATTAGGATCATGCATGTTCCCCAGTTCACCTCAATGAGTTGCAAGGATAGGTTTGCAGGATGCTTCCAGAAAAGCTATTCCAGGAGAACTTCCAGAAGTGATTCATGCTCCTTCTGGACATGGTTGTTCTTGGATATGAGGCTTGAAAttgctagtctttttttttttttttttcggtacgcggacctctcactgctgtggcctctcccattgtggagcacaggctccggacgcgcaggctcagcggccatggctcacgggcccagccgctccacggcatgtgggatcttcccggaccggggcacgaacccgtgtcccctgcatcggcaggcggactctcaaccactgtgccaccagggaagcccacgtcaACTCTTAAGTTTGTCTTACTTTTGGATTCCAGTTATCTGAGTTAATAAACTTCCTTATAGTTAAAGCAgttttgagttgggttttctatTATTTGCTATGAAAGCTTCCTATCTTAGGTAGCAAATACAGACATGCTATCTGACATCTTATGATCTAGTGGGGAAGGCAGACAATCAAATGTCTGGGTAGAATTGTGCTTCAGGCAACAGAAAACCAGATTCTAGTGACTAAACAAAAAGGGGATTGTTATTCTCATATAATAAGTCCAGAGGTAGGCACTCCAGGGCTGGTGTAACTCTTTGAGAATGCCAGCAAGGAGCCAGGCTCCTTGCTTCCTGTCTCACTATCACTAGTATGTGCCTTTATGGTTGTAAGATGGCTCTACCCTTACAAGGCATGTGTCCacaaaaagaaggaggaaagtaAAGGGGGCAAAGGGCCAAGGAAACATGCCAACTGAGTATGTTTCTTTTGAAAACCTTTGCCAGAAGCTCTACCACATAGGCATAGGCTTTTGAAGAGATCAAGGGAGGGAGGCATGGTCAATGATGTTGTGTCCCTATCATTTTCCACCCCCCAAACAGTAATCAAGTTAGATTATTCCAGTTATCAAGAGAGCCATCATTCTGAATAGCTAAATTAAATGTCAAGCACTGGCAACAATCATTGCTACATCTGCTCTTTTCTGTCATGATCTGCTATGGCAGATACTTAAAAAAGTGGGTTAAAATGTATTCTTGGGCAAAAGTTGGCTAGAGCAATGGACGGACAATAGACATTGCTAGAGAGCAGTAGTTTCTGATATATGCAGAAGGaggaaattaaagaagtaaaatggATTTTGTGAAGGTAGGATAtctgttattttcatttctcctgacTCTCCCGAAGTGACCAACATACTAAAGCCCCAAGAAGGCTTAACAGAAAAGAGATATGGTTCACTACTATGtagtttttctgttcattttctcctTGATTTATCCATGTATAGCATTTAAAATTGATCACTTCCTTAAATTCACTCTTGGCTTCTAGGGCATTATATTATATTATCCTAGTTTTCTTAGTACCATTGAaggctccttctcttcctcctctcttcttATTGTATGTAGAACGTCCCATCTACAGGCTTTGCTTAGGGACAGAATGGACTCTTTTTAGTGAAAACTCTGACTCTTAAATACTTCaacttctatttaaaaatatgcagCTATAATGGAATAAATATATCATTTCCATTATATATCATTAACATTCTCACTACAGTTCAAAACCAATTAGAATTTTTTTGAACCATAGTTTGCTTTTAACTagtgaaatattaatattaacattTCCTACTTTGGAGGAAGAACTaagtattattaaaaaaacagtacAGAGCTTCCAGATTGGTGAGATTCGGGGAGAGTAACATGCTGGgagagcatggaagctccatgccccttcccacataccttgccctatgtgtctctttcatctggctgttcctgagttttaTCCTCTTACAGTAAACTGAtaatctatttattttccttgctgtctaaaaaacacaacaaagttCTGGAACAAGCCAGACAGTCCTTGAGAGGTTTGCTGAGTTCCAGGAATGTTCCTTTAGCAGATTACAAAAAAGACTTAAATGTCATTGAAGAAATGATTTCAATGATATTAGAGATCATCAGTTCCTGCCTGCCAAGTTCTCTTCACCACCATCCAAACTTGGTGTATGCACTGCTTTGAACATGAGATCTCTTTGAACAATTTTGAACTCACCCTTCATTTCAGGATGTAACACAAAGTATTGATCTGGTAATCACCTTCTTTAGCTCAAGGATGCTACAAGCTGGAGCTGAGCTGTCAGTGGAATGGGTTCTGGAAATCATCAAGCAAGGGGTTGTTGCACTGCCCAAAGACAAGCTAAAGAAATTTCCATAACTGATATTTAAATATGTGGAagcagggcaggggaagggggaattggatgaaggcagtcaaaagatacaaacttccagttataagagaaataagtactagggatgtaatgtaccacatgataaatataattaacactgctggaTGTTATATATgcaagttgttaagagagtaaatcctaacagttctcatcacaagagaaataaatttttttcctatttctttaatctTGGACCTATATGAGATTATGGATGTTCACtgaacttattatgataatcACTTCATAATAAAAttgatgtatgtaaatcaaatcattatgctggggacttccctggtggtgcagtggttaagaatccacctgtcaatgcaggggacatgggttccatccctggtccaggaagatcccacatgctgtggagcaactaagcctgtgtgccacaactactgagcctacgtgccacaactactgaagcccgtgcacctagagcccatgctccacaacaagagaagccaccacaatgagaagtccgtgcactgcaacgaagagcccccgcttgccacaactagagaaaacctgcgcacagcaatgaagacca
It includes:
- the QNG1 gene encoding queuosine 5'-phosphate N-glycosylase/hydrolase isoform X1 → MDGLLTPRESAEFIAENSRDVFIDGGGVRRVAELLLAKAAGPELRVGAWKALHELNPKAADEAAVNWVFVTDTLNFSFWSESDEHRCLVGYGGKTYSGYWSLCAAVNRALDEGIPITSASYYATVTLDEVRHILRSDTDVPMPLIEERHRILNETGKILLEKFEGSFLNCVRKSDKSAQKLLHLVVESFPSYRDVTQFEGKRISFYKRAQILVADTWSVLEGKGDGCFKDISRITMFADYRLPQVLVYLGALKYSDELLEKLLKGEVLSYGNRQEVEIRGCSLWCVELIRDCLLELTEKKDEKTSGEINSILLDYFLWDYARDHREDMKGIPFHRTRCIYY
- the QNG1 gene encoding queuosine 5'-phosphate N-glycosylase/hydrolase isoform X2, translated to MDGLLTPRESAEFIAENSRDVFIDGGGVRRVAELLLAKAAGPELRVGAWKALHELNPKAADEAAVNWVFVTDTLNFSFWSESDEHRCLVGYGGKTYSGYWSLCAAVNRALDEGIPITSASYYATVTLDEVRHILRSDTDVPMPLIEERHRILNETGKILLEKFEGSFLNCVRKSDKSAQKLLHLVVESFPSYRDVTQFEGKRISFYKRAQILVADTWSVLEGKGDGCFKDISRITMFADYRLPQVLVYLGALKYSDELLEKLLKVWNIDIVGNHTIWTSSFQSLIIK